From Alienimonas californiensis, a single genomic window includes:
- the topA gene encoding type I DNA topoisomerase produces the protein MAGHTLVIVESPAKAKKIQGFLGSDYKVLASFGHVRDLPGKAAEVPKAVKGEPWATLGVNTEKDFEPLYIVSADKKKRVTELKDAMKGAKELLIATDEDREGESIGWHLIQLLKPKVPVKRMVFSEITKDAIQKAVGHTRALDTDLVEAQETRRILDRLYGYTLSPLLWKKISSGLSAGRVQSVAVRMLTEREMERLAFRSSEYWDLAARLGKAGDEISIESTLTEAAGKSVASGRDFDETTGRLKPNADVTHLDQTEATRIADVLKRGANWRVKSVEERQSTRKPYPPFTTSTLQQEANRKLGMTARRTMQTAQRLYEDGHITYMRTDSVNLSGEATTAARETVKKRYGDNFLSPSPRTFKGKAKGAQEAHEAIRPAGTKMQTAKEIGLHGAEGKLYDLIWKRTVACQMAEAQFTFQTVLIDAAPTGGDKSTPLTFRATGKRIDFPGFLRAYVEGSDDPAEALDDQDSLLPKLAEGDSLALLPGPQPVPLEAVKHETKPPARYTEASLVKRLEAEGIGRPSTYASILSTIQDRGYAEKQGNQLVPTFTALAVNRLLERNFPNLVDYQFTAQMESQLDEIADGKGKRLPYLEKFYKGEQGLDRQVKVKEESIDPRDACTLRLDNVTPDVRVGRYGPYFEAELDGQKFTASLPADVAPADLNDELAERLIEEKRRGPQSLGVHPDEGLEMYVKSGPYGPYVQLGEATDERPKPKRSSIPKFLEADRITAEEAAALLALPRRLGHHSEDGLVVKVGVGPYGPYVLHNKKYGNFDKKSHTFEHEGRAYNVFDVTLEVAEAMLKQSKKRAAPDPLKDLGEHPKDGKPVQIFEGKYGPYVKHGKTNATLPKDADPKDLSMDEAVRLIAEKEAKGGGRKKASKKSTAAKKAAPKRKKAAAK, from the coding sequence TTGGCCGGCCACACTCTCGTCATCGTCGAGTCCCCGGCGAAGGCCAAGAAGATTCAGGGCTTTCTGGGCTCCGACTACAAGGTTCTCGCCAGTTTCGGGCACGTCCGCGACCTGCCCGGCAAGGCCGCCGAGGTTCCCAAGGCGGTCAAGGGCGAGCCCTGGGCGACCCTCGGCGTGAACACGGAGAAGGACTTCGAGCCGCTCTACATCGTCTCCGCCGACAAGAAAAAACGCGTCACCGAACTCAAAGACGCCATGAAGGGCGCCAAAGAGCTCCTGATCGCGACGGACGAAGACCGCGAGGGCGAATCGATCGGCTGGCACCTCATCCAACTGCTCAAGCCGAAAGTCCCGGTCAAGCGGATGGTGTTCTCCGAGATCACCAAGGACGCCATTCAGAAGGCCGTCGGCCACACCCGGGCGCTGGACACCGACCTCGTCGAGGCGCAGGAGACCCGCCGGATTCTCGACCGGCTCTACGGCTACACCCTCTCCCCGCTGCTGTGGAAAAAAATCAGCAGCGGCCTGTCCGCCGGCCGCGTGCAGAGCGTCGCGGTGCGGATGCTCACCGAGCGGGAGATGGAACGGCTCGCCTTCCGCAGCTCCGAGTACTGGGACCTCGCGGCCCGACTGGGCAAGGCCGGGGACGAGATCTCGATCGAATCCACCCTCACCGAGGCCGCCGGCAAAAGCGTCGCCAGCGGCCGGGACTTCGACGAAACGACCGGCCGGCTCAAGCCGAACGCGGACGTCACCCACCTCGACCAAACCGAGGCCACCCGCATCGCCGACGTGCTGAAGCGCGGGGCGAACTGGCGGGTGAAAAGCGTCGAGGAGCGGCAGTCCACCCGGAAGCCCTACCCGCCGTTCACGACCAGCACCCTCCAGCAGGAGGCGAACCGCAAGCTGGGGATGACCGCCCGCCGCACCATGCAGACCGCCCAGCGGCTGTACGAGGACGGGCACATCACCTACATGCGGACCGACAGCGTGAACCTCTCCGGCGAGGCCACCACGGCCGCCCGGGAGACCGTCAAGAAGCGTTACGGCGACAACTTCCTCAGCCCCTCGCCCCGCACGTTCAAGGGGAAGGCCAAGGGAGCCCAGGAGGCCCACGAGGCGATCCGCCCCGCCGGTACGAAGATGCAGACCGCGAAGGAAATCGGCCTGCACGGTGCCGAGGGCAAGCTGTACGACCTAATTTGGAAGCGGACTGTCGCCTGCCAGATGGCCGAGGCCCAGTTCACCTTCCAGACGGTCCTGATCGACGCCGCCCCGACCGGCGGGGACAAATCGACCCCGCTGACCTTCCGGGCCACCGGCAAGCGGATCGACTTCCCCGGCTTCCTGCGGGCCTATGTGGAAGGCTCCGACGACCCGGCCGAGGCGCTGGACGACCAGGATTCGCTGCTGCCCAAGCTCGCCGAGGGCGATTCGCTCGCCCTGCTGCCCGGCCCGCAGCCGGTCCCCCTGGAGGCCGTGAAGCACGAAACCAAGCCGCCCGCCCGCTACACCGAGGCCAGCCTGGTGAAGCGGCTCGAAGCCGAAGGCATCGGCCGGCCGAGCACCTACGCCAGCATCCTCAGCACGATTCAGGACCGGGGCTACGCGGAGAAGCAGGGCAACCAGCTCGTCCCGACCTTCACCGCGTTGGCGGTGAACCGGTTGCTGGAACGGAACTTTCCCAATCTGGTGGACTACCAGTTCACCGCCCAGATGGAGAGCCAGCTCGACGAGATCGCCGACGGCAAAGGCAAGCGACTGCCCTACCTGGAGAAGTTCTACAAGGGCGAGCAGGGCCTGGACCGGCAGGTGAAGGTCAAGGAGGAGAGCATCGACCCCCGGGACGCCTGCACCCTGCGGTTGGACAACGTCACCCCGGACGTGCGGGTCGGCCGCTACGGACCGTACTTCGAGGCGGAACTCGACGGCCAGAAGTTCACCGCGAGCCTGCCGGCGGACGTGGCCCCGGCGGACCTCAACGACGAACTGGCCGAGCGACTGATCGAGGAGAAGCGCCGCGGCCCGCAGTCGCTGGGCGTGCATCCCGACGAGGGGCTGGAGATGTATGTCAAAAGCGGGCCGTACGGCCCGTACGTGCAACTCGGCGAGGCGACTGACGAGCGGCCGAAGCCGAAGCGGTCCAGCATCCCCAAGTTTCTCGAAGCGGACCGGATTACGGCCGAGGAAGCCGCCGCCCTGCTGGCGCTGCCCCGTCGACTGGGCCATCACAGCGAGGACGGCCTGGTCGTGAAGGTGGGCGTCGGCCCGTACGGGCCGTACGTGCTCCACAACAAGAAGTACGGCAATTTTGACAAGAAATCCCACACCTTCGAGCACGAGGGCCGAGCCTACAACGTGTTCGACGTGACCCTGGAGGTCGCGGAGGCGATGCTCAAACAGTCCAAGAAGCGGGCCGCCCCGGACCCGCTGAAGGACCTCGGCGAGCACCCCAAGGACGGCAAGCCGGTGCAGATCTTCGAGGGCAAGTACGGCCCCTACGTGAAGCACGGCAAAACGAACGCGACGCTGCCCAAGGACGCCGATCCGAAGGACCTGTCCATGGACGAGGCCGTCCGCCTGATCGCCGAGAAGGAGGCCAAGGGCGGCGGCCGCAAGAAGGCCTCCAAGAAATCGACCGCCGCCAAAAAGGCCGCCCCGAAGCGGAAAAAGGCCGCGGCGAAGTAG
- a CDS encoding Gldg family protein: MSTLLTALLLPAVLAAVGFVILRFVVSPALRAVFWRTFAGYFSGVLGYLFIVAFTVAASLMAFNTTFFAANLATLDQLSAGFPVLLLFLVPAITMTAWADERKLGTDELLFTLPAKEVDVLLGKYLATLAVYTVALLFSLTNLLVLWAIGTPDPGPIFTTYLGYWLVGAALCAIGVLCSSLTASPAVAFVLGVAACAIPVFVGDLPANAFGISLPSGFFQSLSVPEQFRDFTLGLVPLGGVVYFLSLAAFCLYANHVVIRRRLWAGRRAGMGWQYAVRTVSLALLLIALNVLAGRTTARADLTADNVYTLAPVTKTALSEVSADRPVTVQAFVSPEVPRAYASIRKQLVGLLREFDRRGGDRVTVRIVETEPFSDAAEDARAFGIEPREVVTVRDGRAVTDSVFLGLVVTGPGDEVVVPFVGPGALPEYELTRSVRTVSGEKRLTVGVLRTDANLIGGQGDWQIVRELELQYDVQPVSPDGPIDADKYDVLLAVAPSSLEEEQAANFLSYVESGKPVLIFDDPYPLTLNPSGTISNAPRLPKPSPGGMMGMFNQQQPVPKADDGRLTRILDALGLRWPNDVIVYDPYNPYPEFGDRVTDEYLFVRDREDTPEVAELNPDSPITAGLDQLLLFYAGPVSPADGGEKGFTPLLTTGPGGGTIEWDEFARASFDPFAGGQVFVPNRDPQGQPTPQPSVLAARVQRPAEGDEKGVNAVFVGDVDMISDLFFALRDDPNALEQGLAFDNIAFVLNAVDVLAGEDAFLPLRRRRADRRTLTAVEAATARFLEDQREKTEAAQKALDEAVDAARNRFDKEREALEARDDLSPQAKAQLLDAAEREEQRRLAIEEERQNQALRQAVKRAEDEKERRVAAAEGRFRAYAVALPPIPAVALGLFVLLVRLLKERRDLDPERVV, from the coding sequence ATGAGCACGCTCCTCACCGCCCTCCTGCTGCCCGCGGTCCTCGCCGCCGTGGGGTTCGTGATCCTTCGGTTCGTCGTCAGTCCGGCGTTGCGGGCGGTGTTCTGGCGGACCTTCGCCGGGTACTTCAGCGGGGTGCTAGGCTACCTGTTCATCGTGGCCTTTACGGTCGCGGCGAGCCTGATGGCCTTCAACACGACCTTCTTCGCGGCGAACCTCGCCACGCTGGACCAGCTCAGCGCCGGGTTCCCGGTCCTGCTGCTGTTTTTGGTCCCCGCGATCACGATGACGGCCTGGGCGGACGAGCGGAAACTCGGCACGGACGAGTTGCTGTTCACCCTGCCGGCCAAGGAGGTCGACGTGCTGCTGGGCAAGTACCTGGCGACGCTGGCCGTCTATACGGTGGCCCTACTGTTCAGTCTGACGAACCTGCTGGTGTTGTGGGCGATCGGCACGCCGGACCCGGGGCCGATCTTCACGACGTATCTCGGTTACTGGCTGGTCGGGGCGGCGCTGTGCGCGATCGGGGTCCTGTGCAGTTCGCTGACGGCCAGCCCGGCGGTCGCCTTCGTGCTGGGGGTGGCGGCCTGTGCGATCCCCGTGTTCGTGGGCGACCTGCCGGCGAACGCCTTCGGGATCTCGCTGCCGAGCGGGTTCTTCCAGTCGCTCAGCGTGCCGGAGCAGTTCCGCGACTTCACGCTGGGCCTCGTGCCGCTGGGCGGGGTCGTGTACTTCCTCAGCCTGGCGGCGTTTTGCCTGTATGCCAACCACGTCGTCATCCGCCGCCGGCTGTGGGCCGGGCGGCGGGCGGGGATGGGTTGGCAGTACGCGGTGCGGACGGTCAGCCTCGCCCTGCTGCTGATTGCGCTGAACGTCCTCGCCGGCCGCACCACCGCCCGGGCGGACCTGACGGCGGACAACGTCTACACCCTCGCCCCCGTCACCAAAACGGCGCTGAGCGAAGTCAGCGCCGACCGCCCCGTCACCGTGCAGGCCTTCGTCTCCCCGGAGGTGCCGAGGGCGTATGCGTCGATCCGCAAGCAACTGGTCGGCCTGCTGCGGGAGTTCGACCGCCGCGGCGGGGACCGCGTGACGGTGCGGATCGTGGAGACCGAACCGTTCTCCGACGCCGCCGAGGACGCCCGGGCCTTCGGCATCGAACCGCGGGAGGTCGTCACCGTCCGCGACGGCCGGGCCGTGACGGACAGCGTGTTCCTCGGCCTGGTCGTGACCGGCCCCGGCGACGAGGTGGTCGTGCCGTTCGTCGGCCCCGGGGCGCTGCCGGAGTACGAACTGACCCGCTCCGTCCGCACCGTCTCCGGGGAGAAGCGCCTCACCGTGGGCGTGCTGCGGACCGACGCGAACCTGATCGGCGGCCAGGGCGACTGGCAGATCGTCCGGGAACTCGAACTGCAGTACGACGTGCAGCCCGTCAGCCCGGACGGCCCGATCGACGCGGACAAGTACGACGTGCTGCTCGCCGTCGCCCCCTCCAGCCTCGAGGAGGAACAGGCGGCGAACTTCCTGAGCTACGTCGAAAGCGGCAAGCCGGTCTTGATCTTCGACGACCCGTACCCGCTGACGCTGAACCCGTCCGGGACGATCTCCAACGCCCCCCGCCTGCCCAAGCCGAGTCCGGGGGGGATGATGGGGATGTTCAACCAACAACAGCCCGTCCCCAAGGCGGACGACGGCCGGCTGACCCGCATTCTGGACGCCCTCGGCCTGCGTTGGCCGAACGACGTGATCGTCTACGACCCGTACAACCCGTACCCGGAGTTCGGCGATCGGGTGACGGACGAGTATCTGTTCGTCCGCGATCGGGAGGACACGCCGGAGGTCGCCGAGCTGAACCCCGACAGCCCGATCACCGCGGGGCTCGACCAACTGCTCCTCTTCTACGCCGGCCCGGTCTCCCCGGCCGACGGCGGCGAGAAGGGCTTCACCCCCCTGCTGACGACCGGCCCCGGCGGCGGGACGATCGAGTGGGACGAGTTCGCCCGGGCTAGCTTCGACCCGTTCGCCGGCGGGCAGGTGTTCGTGCCGAACCGCGATCCGCAGGGCCAGCCCACGCCCCAGCCCAGCGTGCTCGCCGCCCGCGTGCAGCGGCCGGCCGAGGGCGACGAGAAGGGCGTGAACGCGGTGTTCGTGGGCGACGTGGACATGATCTCCGACCTGTTCTTCGCCCTGCGGGACGATCCGAACGCGCTGGAGCAGGGTCTGGCGTTCGACAACATCGCCTTCGTCCTGAACGCGGTGGACGTGCTGGCCGGGGAGGACGCCTTCCTGCCGCTGCGGCGCCGCCGGGCCGACCGCCGCACGCTGACCGCCGTGGAGGCCGCCACCGCCCGGTTCCTCGAGGATCAGCGGGAGAAGACCGAGGCCGCCCAGAAAGCCCTGGACGAAGCCGTCGACGCCGCCCGCAACCGCTTCGATAAGGAACGCGAGGCGCTGGAAGCCCGAGACGACCTCTCCCCCCAAGCGAAGGCCCAACTGCTGGACGCCGCCGAGCGCGAGGAGCAGCGCCGGCTGGCGATCGAGGAGGAGCGCCAGAACCAGGCGCTCCGCCAGGCGGTGAAGCGGGCGGAGGACGAAAAGGAGCGCCGCGTCGCCGCCGCCGAGGGCCGTTTCCGGGCCTACGCCGTCGCCCTGCCCCCGATCCCCGCGGTGGCGCTGGGGCTGTTCGTCCTGCTCGTCCGGTTGCTGAAGGAGCGCCGCGACCTCGACCCGGAACGGGTCGTGTAG
- a CDS encoding ABC transporter ATP-binding protein — protein sequence MTVAAASPAPAAESPAPVAGSGAMIEANGLSKFYGPFAAVRDVSFAVPQGQVCAFLGPNGAGKSTTMRMLTGFLAPSAGTARVGGFDVAEDRIPAARTLGYLPENGPLYQEMSPAGFLSYVGKARGLAADRLKARAEYVKEACSLGPVWGKPIAKLSRGYRQRVGMAQALLHDPSVLILDEPTGGLDPNQVAGVRELIGRLRGEGKTLLISTHILREVRAVCDRVLLISAGRLVFDGPADELAGSEEEMEAKFRELTAKPA from the coding sequence ATGACCGTCGCCGCAGCGTCCCCCGCCCCCGCCGCCGAGTCTCCCGCCCCGGTCGCCGGGTCGGGGGCGATGATCGAGGCGAACGGACTGTCGAAGTTCTACGGCCCGTTCGCCGCGGTGCGGGACGTCTCCTTCGCCGTGCCGCAGGGGCAGGTCTGCGCCTTCCTCGGCCCGAACGGGGCGGGCAAGAGCACGACGATGCGGATGCTGACTGGGTTTCTCGCCCCCAGCGCCGGCACGGCACGGGTGGGCGGGTTCGACGTGGCGGAGGACCGTATCCCCGCCGCCCGGACCCTCGGCTACCTGCCGGAGAACGGGCCGCTGTACCAGGAGATGAGCCCCGCCGGGTTCCTCAGCTACGTCGGCAAGGCCCGCGGGTTGGCTGCCGACCGGCTGAAAGCCCGGGCGGAGTACGTCAAGGAGGCGTGCAGCCTGGGTCCGGTCTGGGGCAAGCCGATCGCCAAGCTGTCCCGCGGCTACCGCCAGCGGGTCGGGATGGCCCAGGCGCTGCTCCACGACCCCAGCGTGCTGATCCTCGACGAACCGACCGGCGGGCTCGACCCGAATCAGGTGGCCGGCGTCCGGGAGCTGATCGGCCGGTTGCGGGGCGAGGGCAAAACGCTGCTGATCTCCACCCACATCCTCCGCGAGGTGCGGGCCGTCTGCGACCGCGTGCTGCTGATCAGCGCCGGCCGGTTGGTGTTCGACGGCCCCGCCGACGAACTGGCCGGCAGCGAGGAGGAGATGGAGGCGAAGTTCCGCGAACTCACCGCCAAGCCGGCCTAG
- a CDS encoding DUF4340 domain-containing protein has translation MTETARTAAFAAVAAVAVAFAAILSWPGPTPETAGFEQVGTPFFTAFETNAGDSAGNLSKIGRFTITAFDADTGAIQDFRIRRDEETGLYGIAPYDYPAEAAEQLAEIASALGSVERTALQSRRASDWADLGVVDPASEDVAQLEGRGLRIEVLGDDGNTLADLIVGKAVEGRDGYFYVREPRDDSTYIVQLANLDLSASFVDWIDPKALEDVEPAELRRITVPDETVDPQSGELVSGDPLVLSRDGSAGDWTAADPPAGKSVDQAKVNQIASAASGLMIVGVRPKPAGLKPDLTLDPAVVRSQAQYQAIVRDVTGKGFSILPTADGGGQVLGEAGQLTVSTAEGVAYDLDFGELFTGNSYDFAVGDAGEGYKTLEAKPDAAAAEGDAGEGDAGEEEAEEDARGRYLFVTARVDAAALGEPPVEPQAPAEESETDEQPADEPPAEDAEASEGEAEGEPDAAQAQYEQDLAAYRTEKAAYDRKLAAAAERVEELNRRYGDWYYVVDAADVAELSLRPAALLTDAPPALPADGAAGEAPPPGSSPIEAPGNLQDLINGLSPGMGEGSPAPGSEPAADPAAEATGEEPAMTGDAAEAPNPPAPAEAAPAPLPKPTAPADAESGNAGAENPDAARSPVTAPRPDRPTAPQAEPPPGNPKDTPDSADGASEAEQAGESGSPEDADDADSPAEGGTDGDE, from the coding sequence ATGACCGAAACCGCCCGCACCGCCGCCTTCGCCGCCGTCGCGGCCGTCGCCGTCGCGTTCGCCGCGATCCTCTCCTGGCCCGGCCCCACGCCCGAGACCGCCGGCTTCGAGCAGGTCGGCACGCCGTTCTTCACCGCCTTCGAGACGAACGCCGGCGACTCCGCCGGCAACCTGTCGAAGATCGGCCGATTCACGATCACGGCCTTCGACGCGGACACCGGCGCGATCCAGGACTTCCGCATCCGGCGGGACGAGGAGACCGGCCTGTACGGCATCGCCCCCTACGACTACCCGGCCGAGGCCGCGGAGCAGTTGGCGGAGATCGCCTCGGCCCTCGGTTCGGTCGAACGCACCGCCCTGCAGAGCCGGCGGGCGTCGGACTGGGCGGACCTCGGCGTGGTCGACCCGGCCAGCGAGGACGTCGCCCAGTTGGAGGGCCGCGGCCTGCGGATCGAAGTCCTCGGCGACGACGGCAATACGCTGGCGGACCTGATCGTCGGCAAGGCCGTCGAGGGTCGCGACGGCTACTTCTACGTCCGCGAGCCGCGGGACGACAGCACCTACATCGTCCAACTGGCGAACCTGGACCTGTCGGCCTCCTTCGTCGACTGGATCGACCCGAAGGCGCTGGAGGACGTCGAACCGGCCGAACTCCGCCGGATCACGGTCCCGGACGAAACGGTCGACCCGCAGTCCGGCGAGCTGGTCTCCGGCGACCCGCTGGTTCTCTCCCGCGACGGCTCCGCCGGCGACTGGACTGCCGCCGATCCGCCGGCCGGCAAGAGCGTCGACCAGGCGAAGGTGAATCAGATCGCCAGCGCCGCCTCGGGTCTGATGATCGTCGGCGTGCGGCCCAAGCCGGCCGGACTCAAGCCGGACCTGACGCTGGACCCCGCCGTGGTGCGCAGCCAGGCCCAGTATCAGGCGATCGTGCGGGACGTGACCGGCAAAGGCTTCTCGATCCTGCCCACCGCCGACGGCGGCGGACAGGTGCTCGGCGAAGCGGGCCAGTTGACCGTCTCCACGGCCGAGGGCGTCGCCTACGACCTGGACTTCGGCGAACTGTTCACCGGCAACTCCTACGACTTCGCCGTCGGCGACGCCGGCGAGGGCTACAAGACGCTCGAAGCGAAGCCGGACGCCGCCGCCGCCGAGGGCGACGCCGGGGAAGGCGACGCTGGGGAGGAGGAGGCCGAGGAGGACGCCCGCGGGCGTTACCTGTTCGTCACGGCCCGCGTCGACGCCGCGGCTCTCGGCGAGCCCCCCGTCGAACCGCAGGCCCCGGCGGAGGAGTCGGAAACCGACGAGCAGCCCGCCGACGAGCCGCCCGCGGAAGACGCCGAGGCGTCCGAGGGCGAGGCCGAAGGCGAACCCGATGCGGCTCAGGCCCAGTATGAACAGGACCTCGCCGCCTACCGTACGGAGAAGGCGGCGTACGACCGCAAGCTCGCCGCCGCCGCGGAGCGGGTCGAGGAGCTGAACCGCCGCTACGGCGACTGGTACTACGTCGTGGACGCGGCGGACGTGGCGGAGCTCTCCCTCCGCCCCGCGGCCCTGCTGACCGATGCCCCCCCCGCCCTGCCCGCCGACGGCGCCGCGGGGGAGGCCCCGCCGCCGGGTTCCTCGCCGATCGAAGCGCCGGGCAATCTGCAGGACCTCATCAACGGCCTCTCCCCCGGCATGGGCGAGGGCTCCCCCGCCCCGGGCTCGGAACCGGCCGCCGACCCGGCGGCGGAGGCGACGGGCGAAGAGCCCGCAATGACGGGGGACGCCGCGGAGGCTCCGAACCCGCCCGCTCCGGCTGAAGCCGCGCCCGCTCCGCTGCCGAAACCGACGGCTCCCGCCGACGCGGAATCCGGGAACGCCGGGGCCGAGAACCCCGACGCCGCACGGTCGCCCGTCACCGCGCCGCGGCCGGACCGCCCAACCGCCCCGCAGGCCGAACCGCCGCCGGGCAATCCGAAAGACACGCCCGACTCCGCCGACGGGGCGAGCGAAGCGGAACAGGCGGGTGAAAGCGGTTCACCGGAAGACGCCGATGACGCGGATTCCCCGGCCGAGGGCGGGACGGACGGGGATGAATAA